One region of Nerophis lumbriciformis linkage group LG10, RoL_Nlum_v2.1, whole genome shotgun sequence genomic DNA includes:
- the ada2a gene encoding adenosine deaminase 2-A, with protein MVAEYQRPLVAVSCILLWHSAGVLSMPDPKTREALIQQEASQQTGGQVVLTDLEKLLDARLSKMKQEEMRNVHFPPSMHFFQARQFIRSSPIFNLLQKMPKGGALHVHDLAMGDHEWLVKNVTYRPNCYMCVTDKRSVSFIFSSGRPEPLRGCSAWMLLENLRKKMGDVTDLDNSILANLTLFTDGNPAALYPNQDVVWEKFELAFNAVTGLITYAPVFRDYYYNGLKQFYVDNVMYVELRALLPQTYELDGSTHDSTWALKAYRDVTQDFIADHPDFFGSRFIFIVSRNMDESAMRGVMEYAMKLQRDFPDLMVGFDLVGREDKGNPLWYFREALSLPAERGVTLPFFFHAGETNLEGTDVDQNLLDALLFNTSRIGHGFALTRHPLARDLSMKRGVAVEVCPISNQVLKLVEDLRNHPAAILMAQNHPVVISSDDPAMFGSSGLSYDFYEAFVGFGGQMSNVGTLKQLAINSILYSSLSPELKNKALDMWQRKWDKFVSENALSKRCGYDNFFALLPQCFL; from the exons ATGGTAGCCGAGTACCAGCGCCCTCTGGTGGCGGTGAGCTGTATACTGCTGTGGCATTCAGCAGGTGTTCTGTCCATGCCAGACCCTAAGACCAGAGAGGCTCTCATTCAGCAGGAGGCCTCCCAGCAGACCGGGGGACAAGTGGTGCTGACGGACCTGGAGAAACTTCTAGACGCCCGGTTGTCTAAAATGAAACAAGAGGAAATGAGGAATGTACATTTCCCTCCGTCGATGCACTTCTTCCAGGCTCGACAGTTCATCCGAAGCAGCCCCATTTTCAACCTGCTGCAGAAAATGCCCAAAG GAGGAGCGCTGCACGTGCACGACCTCGCTATGGGGGATCATGAATGGCTGGTGAAAAACGTGACGTATCGACCCAACTGTTACATGTGTGTCACTGACAAACGCTCGGTCAGTTTTATCTTCTCGTCGGGGAGGCCTGAACCTTTACGAGGTTGTTCCGCATGGATGCTGCTGGAAAATCTCAGGAAAAAAATGGGGGACGTCACAGATCTGGACAACAG CATCCTGGCCAACCTGACCCTCTTCACCGATGGCAATCCCGCAGCTTTGTATCCCAACCAGGATGTGGTCTGGGAGAAGTTTGAGCTAGCCTTCAATGCTGTGACAGGTCTGATCACGTACGCTCCCGTCTTCAGAGACTATTACTACAACGGTCTCAAACAGTTCTACGTGGACAACGTCATGTACGTGGAACTACGTGCTTTACTGCCTCAG ACATACGAGCTGGACGGCAGCACTCACGACTCGACGTGGGCTCTGAAAGCCTACCGTGATGTCACTCAGGACTTCATAGCCGACCACCCAGACTTCTTTGGAAGCAGATTCATCTTTATCGTTTCAAG GAACATGGATGAATCTGCAATGAGGGGAGTTATGGAGTATGCCATGAAGCTGCAGAGAGACTTCCCAGATTTAATGGTTGGCTTTGACTTG GTAGGTCGTGAGGATAAAGGAAATCCACTTTGGTATTTCCGAGAGGCCTTATCATTGCCAGCAGAAAGGGGCGTGACACTTCCCTTCTTTTTCCACGCTGGAGAGACAA ATCTGGAGGGAACAGACGTTGACCAGAACCTGCTGGATGCTCTTTTGTTTAATACATCACGAATCGGCCATGGGTTTGCTCTGACTCGCCATCCATTGGCCCGAGATCTCTCTATGAAGAGAGGCGTGGCTGTGGAAGTATGTCCCATTTCCAACCAG GTTTTGAAGCTGGTAGAAGACCTGCGAAACCACCCAGCTGCGATTCTGATGGCCCAGAATCACCCAGTGGTCATAAGTTCTGACGATCCGGCCATGTTTGGTTCGTCCGGCCTCTCCTACGACTTTTACGAGGCTTTTGTGGGCTTCGGTGGGCAAATGTCCAATGTGGGGACCCTCAAACAACTAGCCATCAACTCCATTCT GTACAGCTCGTTGAGCCCAGAGCTGAAGAACAAAGCTCTGGACATGTGGCAGCGAAAATGGGACAAATTTGTTTCTGAGAATGCTTTATCGAAACGCTGCGGTTATGACaatttttttgcacttttgcCACAATGCTTCCTCTAA